A single Glycine soja cultivar W05 chromosome 14, ASM419377v2, whole genome shotgun sequence DNA region contains:
- the LOC114384799 gene encoding ubiquitin carboxyl-terminal hydrolase 17-like — MRVTIDLGFWSLVVVAVVGLIVPAIAFVVRRQCQRAAARAEEIKRLLVLAEEESVRAESESEASVYQQNGIVSAPPKNKVCAVCYSPTTTRCARCKAVHYCSGKCQIVHWRQGHKDKCHPPSPTCQTEDLVSDLGKKVAEPDYRGIHDEKSQTKSTEYATSSEKPPLSDMRCSPDISRAKDDSVRVESLQEGNVTGSNSELSSNSFSGFSASTGASESSDDSSVCESVTSNEYERCEGHNFVDPTNDISDTTSSRNSIGESIPLSPKFASLVDSVDGYPAMHKLNQVRPAFGKEESKLTSNGSSGLRIRKGAAIEPSTVSSGFWNTTRDSTRIKDGSNSEPLSSHSDDSAPKSVNNMPCARSASSENEGDSLGCADALSIHNLQTVGSRVSNHVINPGSTLKSSESRCLPHAVADTKLVSRTEEHSHYSTKGGNNGILSGTATSNSKNDLKTSVLKVSGQLRGSRLSKPFPSAVGSYITGKYSDKGLFPYDLFVKLYNWNRVELEPFGLINCGNSCYANAVLQCLAFTPPLTAYLLQGLHSKSCANKKWCFTCEFESLILKSKDTNSPISPVGILSQLQNIGSQLGNGREEDAHEFLRLAVETMQSVCLMESGDNMSDSLKEETNLMGLTFGGYLQSKIKCMKCGGKSECQERMMDLTVEIEGEITTLEEALQQFTSAETLDGENKYHCVRCKSYEKAKKKMTVSEAPNVLTIALKRFQSGKFGKLNKPIRFPEILDLAPFMSGTSDLPIYRLYGVVVHLDIMNAAFSGHYVCYVKNFQSRWFKVDDSVVTAVELESVLAKGAYMLFYARCSPRAPRLIRNSIVSSDSKWKLKGKTATMKLRRLPTGAGVNLTSPDGSPSLDTLYLKFLHPKMILEDDSSSDNSSLISSNSDEGSCSTDSTSDSTGTDDFADYIFSDAGRGAGGILRNSDSSISPALSSSPHSRYFPSSDIDHDSVVLPHSTGFQPSPSDGLLYRNRVVDVKRSGGGVFHFHPDTNIEHRKLDTTTSRSNCSSFRDTDSVQRAGSNHFNDRNSGVSYTNSRDRTD, encoded by the exons ATGCGTGTCACCATCGATCTAGGGTTCTGGAGCCTGGTCGTCGTCGCGGTGGTCGGCCTCATCGTGCCGGCGATCGCCTTCGTCGTCCGGCGCCAGTGCCAGCGGGCGGCTGCCAGGGCAGAGGAGATTAAGAGGCTCCTCGTTCTCGCTGAGGAGGAGTCCGTGAGGGCCGAGTCAGAGTCGGAGGCTTCGGTCTACCAGCAAAACGGCATCGTTTCAGCACCGCCGAAGAACAAAGTATGCGCAGTGTGTTACTCTCCCACCACCACGCGCTGCGCCAGGTGCAAAGCGGTTCATTACTG TTCTGGAAAGTGCCAAATTGTTCATTGGCGCCAAGGTCACAAAGATAAATGTCATCCTCCCAGTCCAACTTGCCAGACTGAGGATCTGGTAAGTGATCTTGGAAAGAAGGTAGCAGAACCAGACTATCGTGGAATCCATGATGAGAAGTCTCAGACTAAAAGCACAGAGTATGCAACATCATCTGAGAAACCCCCGTTGTCTGATATGAGGTGTTCTCCTGATATTTCACGTGCAAAGGATGATAGTGTAAGAGTTGAGTCTCTTCAAGAGGGAAATGTTACAGGCTCTAATTCTGAATTATCTAGTAACTCATTCTCTGGATTCTCAGCTTCCACTGGTGCTAGTGAATCATCTGATGATTCTTCTGTCTGTGAGAGTGTCACCTCGAATGAGTATGAGAGATGCGAGGGACATAATTTTGTGGACCCCACCAATGACATTTCTGATACCACTTCAAGTCGTAATAGCATTGGCGAATCCATTCCATTATCACCTAAGTTTGCTAGTTTGGTTGATTCGGTTGATGGTTATCCTGCAatgcataaattaaatcaagTTAGGCCTGCTTTTGGTAAAGAAGAGAGTAAGCTCACATCAAATGGTAGTTCTGGTCTGCGTATACGGAAAGGGGCAGCAATTGAACCTTCTACAGTGTCTTCTGGATTCTGGAATACAACTCGTGATTCCACGAGGATAAAAGATGGCTCTAATAGTGAGCCTCTTTCATCCCACTCTGATGATTCTGCTCCAAAGTCAGTTAATAATATGCCATGTGCAAGATCAGCATCTTCAGAAAATGAGGGTGATTCTTTAGGTTGTGCTGATGCTTTGAGCATCCATAATTTGCAAACAGTTGGTTCTAGGGTATCAAATCATGTTATCAACCCTGGTAGCACCTTGAAGTCATCAGAAAGTAGATGTCTGCCACATGCAGTTGCTGATACTAAGTTAGTTTCTAGAACTGAAGAGCATTCACATTATAGTACAAAAGGTGGGAATAATGGCATCCTATCTGGCACTGCTACTTCAAATTCTAAAAATGACCTGAAAACATCTGTTCTAAAAGTTTCTGGTCAGCTTAGAGGATCAAGGTTGTCTAAACCCTTTCCATCAGCTGTTGGGAGTTATATTACTGGAAAATACAGTGATAAG GGTCTTTTTCCATATGATTTGTTTGTCAAGCTTTATAATTGGAACAGAGTGGAGTTGGAACCATTTGGCCTTATAAACTGTGGAAACag CTGTTATGCTAATGCTGTACTCCAGTGCTTGGCATTTACACCTCCCCTGACTGCTTATTTGCTTCAAGGACTTCATTCTAAATCAT GTGCAAATAAAAAATGGTGTTTCACCTGTGAGTTTGAAAGTTTGATTTTGAAGTCAAAAGACACAAACTCTCCCATCTCACCTGTGGGCATACTTTCTCAACTACAGAATATTGGGAGTCAACTTGGTAATGGAAGAGAAGAAGATGCACATGAATTTCTAAG GCTTGCTGTTGAGACAATGCAATCTGTTTGCCTTATGGAATCTGGGGATAACATGTCAGATTCATTGAAAGAGGAAACTAATTTAATGGGCCTAACATTTGGAGGTTACCTCCAATCaaag ataaaatgcatgaaatgtGGAGGGAAATCTGAGTGTCAAGAAAGGATGATGGATCTGACAGTTGAGATAGAAGGGGAGATAACAACCCTGGAGGAGGCCCTTCAACAGTTTACAAGTGCTGAGACTCTGGATGGAGAAAACAAGTACCACTGTGTCAG GTGTAAATCTTACGAGAAGGCCAAGAAGAAAATGACAGTTTCGGAGGCACCTAATGTTCTTACTATTGCATTAAAGAGATTTCAG TCGGGAAAGTTTGGGAAGCTCAATAAACCTATTCGGTTTCCAGAAATACTGGACTTGGCACCTTTCATGAGTGGGACTAGTGATTTGCCTATATACAGGCTATATGGGGTAGTTGTTCACCTGGATATCATGAATGCTGCTTTTTCAGGTCATTATGTGTGCTATGTGAAGAATTTCCAAAGCAGGTGGTTCAAGGTTGATGATAGTGTG GTAACAGCTGTTGAATTGGAAAGTGTCTTGGCTAAAGGAGCATACATGCTTTTTTATGCAAG GTGCTCACCTAGGGCCCCAAGATTAATCAGGAACAGTATAGTATCTTCAGACTCAAAATGGAAACTCAAGGGAAAAACTGCCACAATGAAGTTGAGGCGACTACCTACCGGTGCTGGTGTTAATTTGACTTCTCCAGATGGTTCACCCTCCTTAGATACACTCTATTTGAAGTTTCTCCACCCGAAAATGATTTTGGAAGATGACTCGTCAAGTGATAATTCATCCCTTATCAGCAGCAATTCTGATGAAGGTTCTTGTAGTACAGATAGCACAAGTGATTCAACCGGTACAGATGACTTTGCAGATTATATTTTCAGTGATGCGGGACGTGGCGCAGGCGGCATATTGAGAAATTCTGATTCCAGCATCTCCCCTGCATTGTCATCCTCTCCCCACTCTAGATATTTTCCCTCTTCTGATATAGACCATGATTCAGTAGTTTTGCCACATTCAACTGGGTTCCAGCCATCTCCTTCAGACGGTCTTTTGTACAGGAACAGAGTAGTGGATGTTAAAAGGAGTGGGGGAggtgtttttcattttcatcctgACACAAATATAGAGCATAGGAAGTTAGATACAACTACAAGTAGGAGTAACTGCAGTAGTTTTAGGGATACTGACTCTGTACAGAGAGCAGGATCCAACCATTTTAATGATAGAAATTCTGGTGTATCATATACAAATTCTAGGGACAGAAcggattga
- the LOC114384254 gene encoding AT-hook motif nuclear-localized protein 28-like has product MFSKLHSQQPQPFQFSRECQSSKEDDIPSTCGLNLITVQKSGLSGDQNNETTSEIMRRPRGRPSGSKNRPKPPLIITCEPEPVMSPFILEIPGGSGVVEALARFSRRKNTGLCVLTGSGTVANVTLRQPSFTPAGASVATVTFHGRFNILSMSATFLHHGSPAAIPNALAVSLSGPQGQIVGGLVAGRLLAAGTVFVIAASFNNPSYHRLSSEEDAQNTSGGGGDGQSPAESSMYSCHRPSDVIWAPTPRPPF; this is encoded by the coding sequence ATGTTCTCAAAGCTACACTCACAACAGCCTCAACCTTTTCAATTCTCTCGGGAATGTCAATCCTCTAAAGAGGATGACATCCCAAGTACTTGTGGTCTCAATTTGATCACCGTCCAAAAATCTGGTTTGAGCGGTGATCAAAATAATGAGACCACAAGTGAAATAATGCGGCGCCCGAGAGGACGCCCATCCGGATCCAAAAACAGGCCCAAGCCGCCTCTCATAATAACGTGCGAGCCCGAGCCCGTCATGAGCCCGTTCATTCTAGAAATCCCGGGCGGAAGCGGCGTCGTTGAGGCCCTAGCCCGCTTCAGCCGCAGAAAGAACACCGGCCTTTGCGTTTTAACCGGTTCCGGAACCGTGGCCAACGTCACTCTCCGTCAACCTTCTTTCACTCCTGCCGGCGCCTCTGTCGCCACCGTCACTTTCCATGGCCGCTTCAATATCCTCTCCATGTCCGCCACCTTCCTCCACCACGGTTCTCCGGCGGCGATTCCGAACGCCCTCGCCGTGTCCCTTTCCGGACCGCAGGGGCAGATCGTCGGCGGACTCGTCGCCGGGAGGCTCCTCGCCGCGGGCACGGTGTTTGTGATTGCCGCGTCGTTCAACAACCCGTCGTATCACCGGCTTTCGTCGGAGGAGGACGCGCAGAACACCTCTGGTGGCGGCGGTGACGGGCAGTCTCCGGCCGAGTCTAGTATGTACAGCTGTCACCGTCCTTCGGATGTGATTTGGGCTCCAACCCCTAGACCACCTTTCTGA